The proteins below come from a single Drosophila teissieri strain GT53w chromosome 3L, Prin_Dtei_1.1, whole genome shotgun sequence genomic window:
- the LOC122617826 gene encoding uncharacterized protein LOC122617826, with protein sequence MANRMRGGACCPSSCQPACSPCPPCPPGPPCDAPLVRLKKLWPEPYNPCSFKNCLIFGGHDEPYIRPFDPKECARMRRGDIDRSLGYPIGVVSGTVTVKVGIPNQESVRFASNLKAFAHSYYTRRDEWKPETIDMVVAEGQVLFNDSENMDPPNTADMPDIYDENEQKVTRHFKINEIEFAMELEAPFEIYGYENVIRNLRRILRAFFKKAKYGVFFTPSWYLLIWKEKGIWMVLDLNGRDRSTMKPNNEEGFPLLLALKSLDNVVWLIKKESDLHKNAKFSIREIIVVRLATPGSTGQSWDREHGMRMSQFDVIASDYAYVKSNLHLTLNSKDALRNRSALPVAVATALASKIDHPATWDQKMYDKVMCYGVNMCKNCWEPCGDLSKPMDLDDFPRQIRMGQFVAEIMLTPNVYEGWWKCVPMYKFNDFHLMLEKALDQNDYVIFQINNQMYSLWKKTDFIYLMDPYRHNIVGRILEEGEDPKSATVRMFGNMDRLLSVFHQILLESNRSAVFHIHTLRIRNITECPPGTAPALLPPDEDVEVRSLNENIRFDENYDKCLQELGEISDFEEDLVSEIEPIVEVSSSEEMVEEEEGGGGGAVEGGEGEEDDED encoded by the exons CCTGTGATGCACC CCTGGTGCGACTGAAAAAACTGTGGCCGGAGCCCTACAATCCCTGCTCCTTCAAGAATTGCCTGATCTTTGGCGGTCACGATGAGCCCTACATTCGGCCCTTTGATCCCAAGGAATGTGCTCGAATGCGGCGTGGTGATATCGACCGATCGCTGGGTTATCCCATAGGCGTTGTGTCCGGTACGGTAACTGTAAAGGTGGGCATTCCGAATCAGGAGAGCGTCCGGTTTGCTTCAAATCTGAAGGCATTTGCTCACTCCTATTACACGCGTCGCGATGAATGGAAACCGGAAACGATCGACATGGTGGTGGCCGAAGGGCAGGTTTTGTTTAACGATTCAGAGAACATGGACCCACCAAATACAGCAGACATGCCGGATATCTACGATGAGAATGAGCAAAAGGTGACGCGCCACTTCAAGATCAACGAAATTGAGTTTGCCATGGAGTTGGAGGCGCCCTTTGAGATTTACGGCTACGAGAACGTCATACGCAATCTTCGCAGAATCTTAAGAGCCTTCTTCAAGAAGGCCAAGTACGGGGTGTTCTTCACCCCCAGTTGGTATCTGCTTATTTGGAAGGAGAAAGGTATTTGGATGGTACTCGATTTAAATGGCAGGGACAGAAGCACTATGAAACCGAACAATGAAGAGGGATTTCCGTTACTCTTGGCACTCAAATCCCTTGATAATGTCGTATGGCTGATCAAGAAGGAGAGCGATCTGCATAAGAATGCCAAGTTTTCAATTCGAGAAATCATCGTAGTTCGTTTGGCCACCCCTGGAAGTACTGGGCAGAGTTGGGATCGAGAACATGGTATGCGGATGAGCCAGTTCGATGTGATTGCCTCCGATTATGCCTATGTCAAGTCCAATCTCCATCTTACCCTGAACTCTAAGGATGCGTTGAGGAATCGTAGTGCTCTACCTGTGGCCGTGGCAACCGCGTTGGCTTCCAAGATCGATCATCCGGCCACGTGGGACCAGAAAATGTACGACAAGGTCATGTGCTATGGCGTTAATATGTGCAAAAACTGCTGGGAACCCTGTGGGGATCTTAGTAAGCCCATGGATCTTGACGACTTTCCACGACAGATTCGCATGGGTCAGTTTGTGGCCGAGATTATGCTTACTCCAAATGTTTACGAGGGCTGGTGGAAGTGTGTGCCCATGTACAAGTTCAACGATTTCCATCTGATGTTGGAGAAGGCTCTCGATCAGAACGATTATGTGATCTTCCAGATCAACAATCAGATGTACTCGCTGTGGAAGAAGACAGATTTCATCTACTTGATGGATCCATATCGCCACAATATAGTGGGTCGCATTTTGGAGGAGGGCGAGGATCCGAAAAGTGCCACGGTTCGCATGTTCGGCAATATGGATCGTCTGTTGAGCGTTTTCCATCAGATTCTACTGGAATCGAATCGATCGGCTGTTTTCCATATACACACGCTCCGGATAAGAAATATTACGGAATGTCCGCCGGGCACAGCTCCTGCCCTACTACCGCCAgatgaggatgtggaggtTAGATCGCTCAACGAGAATATCCGTTTCGATGAGAACTACGACAAGTGTTTGCAGGAGCTGGGTGAGATCAGCGATTTCGAGGAGGATCTGGTCTCTGAGATCGAGCCCATTGTGGAGGTCAGTTCCTCGGAGGAGATggtcgaggaggaggaaggcggtggcggtggtgctgtCGAGGGTGGCGAGGGAGAGGAAGATGATGAGGATTAA